In Chryseobacterium sp. C-71, the genomic window CAGAAACAGAGGGATCGAAATGACATTGGGTGCCTATCCTGTAAAAACCCAAAATTTCTCATGGAATGTAAATGCCAACTGGTCGATGAACAGAAATAAAATCCTTTCGTTGCCAGGGGAATTTAATGGAGAACCATATACGATGTCTTCGGTAGGAGGAGTTGTTTTCTTTAATGCTGTCGTAGGCGGATCTTTAGGAGATATGTATGGCGCAAAACTGCAAAGATCACCGGATGGGCAGGTGATTTACGGTTCGGATGGACTGACAGCGAAATCTACGAAGATAGAATACGTAGGAAACGCTTATGCTAAATGGAGAGGCGGCTTGCAAAATACATTTAAATATAAAAACATTTCTTTCTCTTTCAGTCTTGATGGTCAGTACGGTGGAATGGTATATTCTCAGTCTCACCACAAAATGTCTGAACAAGGTAAATTGGAGAATACTTTGCCAGGAAGAGACAATCCGAATGGAACTTTCGTTGGTGCGGGTGTAGTACAAAATGCAGATGGAAGTTTTTCTGCCAATACCAAAGCAGTGGCGCTTCACACGTATTACGGAGATTATTACAGAAGAGCCAATATAGAAACCAACAGTTTCGACGCAAGCTTTATCAAACTGAGAGAAGCAACGATAACTTACGATTTCCCAAAGGATATTGTGAGAAATCTTAAAATGTCTAATCTGAGCCTCTCTATATACGGTAGAAATCTTTTGATGTGGACCAAGAACTTTCCACTTTTCGATCCGGAAGCAGCTACTCTTAACGATTCTTCTATTACACCGGGAGTTGAGGTTGGTCAATTGCCAACAGCAAGAACGGTGGGTATACAACTGAATGCTAAATTTTAAAAAAAAGAAAAATTATGAAAAATAAAGTTTCAAAATTCTGTACAGCGTTTTTGGCGGCCGTAATGCTTACATCTTGCGACAGATCTTTCGAAGAAATAAATACAGATACCAGTAAAATAAATACGCCCACAGCGGGAAGTCTCTTGATGCCAATACAATATAACATGGCAGCAAATGCTTACAACAGAGCCAATGGTTTCACATTTGATATTATGCAGGTTTCTATCGACTTTCCAAATGAAGGAAACTCGCTCAGCAGATATTATATTACAGAATCTACAGGAAATTCTTATTGGAATACTTCTTACAAATGGCTGAAGCAAAATAAAGAAATGTATGAAGCTGCAGCAAAACAAAATGATAAAAATTATCAGGCGATTGCATTGGTGATGAATGCGTGGATGTTTGCAAATCTTACCGATACTTTTGGTGATATTCCGTTCAGTGAGGCTTCAAGAGTTGAAGATGGAATTACTCAGCCAAAATTTGATAAGCAGAAAGATATTTATATAAAACTTCTTGAAGATTTAAAAACTGCAAATTCATTATTTGTAACTACAGGAACACTTTCAGATCCAGATCTGTTCTTTGGTGCAAATACTTCTGCTGCAGGTATCGTTAAATGGAAGAAATTCTGTAATTCTTTATCATTAAGATTATTGGGGAGAATTTTAAAGAAAAACGGTGAAATAGACGTGCATGGGAAGATTCAGGAAATTGTTAACAATCCTACAACTTATCCTTTAATGACGAGTAATGCAGATACTGCAGGTCTGGATATTACAGGTGTTGCTCCGCTTTTACCTCCGATAGCAAGACCTCAGGATTTCACAACAGGTAGAGCCGCGGCAGAATTCTTTGTAGAAACACTGAAAAGTAATAGCGATCCGAGATTGGCTACTTTCTTTTCTCAGGCTAAAGATATTGCGACTCAGGCTAATCTTGGTTATAAAGGTGCTCCTGCAGGATATGCTCCGGGAACTGCATTTACTTATCAGCCGTCTAATATGAATCAGAATTTGGCAAAAGCACCCCTTAAGATTCTTATCTATCCGTACGCAGAACTTCAATTGACCCTTGCGGAATTTGCTCAAAAAGGAATTATCTCAGGAAACGCTCAGACTTTTTATGAAAACGGAGTGAAAGCAGCGGTAGAACAATGGGGCGGCGTGGTTCCGGCAAATTATTTTACCAATCCAAATGTTGCTTACAACGGTACTTTACAAAGAATTATGCTTCAGAAATATGTGGCTCTTTTCTTTGTAGATCAACAGCAATGGTATGAAAAAAGAAGAACTGGTTTTCCTGTTCTTCCTAACAACGGAGGTTTGCTGAATGATGGGAAATTACCTCAGAGACTCATGTATCCCGTTCAAACCAAGATTCTTAACACAACCAATTATCAGGCGGCAGTACAGTCGATCGGTGGAGATAATATCAACGTTATCAACTGGTGGAATCAGTAATTAATTTAAGCTAAAAAAATGAATAATAAATTTTTAATACCATGCCTATTGGTTTCAGCAATGGCATTTTCCCAAACTTCGGTTTCCGGATATGTCTTTGAAGACCTTAATAAAAATCAGAAAAAAGAAAGCCGTGAAAAAGGAATTGAAGGTGTTTCAGTTTCCAACGGAGCTCAGGTAGTTTTAACCGATAAAAACGGAAAATACAGCTTGCCGATTGCAGAAGGACAAACGATTTTTGTAATTAAACCTTCAGGATACATGATGGGTTTAAATCAAAATAATTTACCGCAATATTATTATCAATATAAGCCAAAAGGCTCGCCTGCAGATTTTAAATATAAAGGAACTGCACCTACGGGAACACTTCCGAAAGAATTAAATTTTGGCTTAAATAAACAAAACGAAAGCAAAAATTTCGACATTTTGGTTTTCGGAGATCCTCAGCCTTACACAGAAAAGCAATTGGATTATTTCAAAAGAGCAATCGTCAATGAGGTAAAATCAAACAAGAAAAATGCTGTCTTTGGAATCAGTTTGGGAGATTTGGTTGGTGATGATTTGAGCTTGCAGAAACCTTATGCTGATGTGATGAAGGAAATCGGACTGCCTTGGTACAATGTGATGGGAAATCACGACATGAATTATGATGCGAAAGAAGATCAGCTTTCAGATGAAACTTTTGAAGCAACTTTTGGTCCTGCAAACTATTCTTTCAACTACGGAAACGTTCATTTTATTGTGCTTGATGATATTCTGTATCCAGATCCTAGAGACGGAAAAGGATATTGGGGCGGTTTCAGAGAAGACCAGATGCAGTTCATTCAAAATGATTTAAAACTGGTTGACAAAAACAAGTTAATCGTTGTGTCTTTCCATATTCCATTAGAGCATACTAATGAGGATAATTTCAGAAATGCAGACCGTCAGAAATTGTTTGATGCTCTGTCGCCATTCAAAAATGCTTTGATGTTGTCTGCTCACACGCACATTCAGCAACAGATTTTTTACGGAAAACCTCAAGGCTGGAATGGTTCAAAAGAGCTACACGAATACAATGTGGGAACAACTTGCGGAGATTGGTGGTCAGGAACTTCAGACGAAATCGGTTTACCGACTTCTACCATGAGAGACGGTACTGCAAAAGGATATTCTTTTATCAGTTTTAATGATAACGAATATAAAGTGAAGTATAAAACGGCAGGAAAGCCTGAAGATTATCAAATTCAGTTGTATGTACCGAAAGTAATTCCTTATCCATCAAAAACTTCAGCTAAAGTTTTGGCTAATTTCTTTATGGGAAGCAAAAAAGACAAAGTACAATACAGAATTGATGGCGGAAAATGGGAAGAAATGGAATACAGTGAAACCATCGACCCGAATTTTGCACAAGCTGTTTTCAAATGGGATTCTACAGACAATCTGTTCCCAGGAAGAAGGCCTTCAAACCCAGAACAGTCAAAACACATCTGGACAGGCGGATTTGGAAATAAATTAACACTCGGAAAACATAAAGTTGAAGTAAAAGCTCATGATATGTACGGAAATGAGTTTTCGGCTTCAGAAGAATTTGATGTTCAAAACTCTATTCTCATTCCTTAAAATTAATTTTACTTTTTAGATATTACTTTCAGAAACCAGCTTATTCGTGAGCTGGTTTTGTTTGATATAGAATTTCCTGATAATCGATTTTTATTAAATCAAAAACATAAACGCTTGTTTAAAAAAATGGTTTCGTAAATTTGCACCATTAAAATTTAAATAATGAATCTAAACGGAAAAAACGCCATCGTGACCGGTGGTGGTAGAGGTCTAGGAAAGGCTGTCGCTTTAATCCTTGCCAGCGAAGGAGTGAATGTAGGAATCACCGGAAGAAACGAAGAAAATCTTAAAATGACTGTTGACGAAATCCAGAAATTGGGTGTAAAAGCAGCGTACGCAGTTTTCAGCATAGATAATGAAATTCACGTAAAAGCAGGAATAGAATCAATTGTAGAGCAATTGGGAGGAGTGGATATTCTGATCAACAATGCCGGAATCGGTGACTTCGGTAGCATTGAAGAAATGTCATCTGAAGTTTGGGAGCAAGTCATCAAAACCAATCTTTTCGGAGTGTATTACGCAGCCAAAGCGGTTTATCCTTTCCTTAAAGAGAGAGGGGAAGGCGATATCATTAATGTTGCGTCAACAGCAGGCTTGAAGGGCGGACCTAATATGTCAGCTTATGCAGCTTCAAAAGCAGCCGTGGTTTCTTTATCTCAATCAATGATGGCGGAATGGAGAAAACAGAACATCAGAGTTGTAACTTTAACTCCTAGTACGATTGCTTCAGATATGTCAATTGAAGGCGGATTAACAGACGGAAATCCTGATAAAGTTCTTCAACCGGAAGACTTTGCAGAATGGGTAAGAGATATTTTGAAAATGAACAGACGTGCATTGATTGCAAATGGTTCTATTTTCTCTACAAACCCTTAATTTAGAAGCTAGAAATTAAATATTAGAAGTTAGTATTAGAATTACTAAAATTCCCCTTCCTTGAAGGGGTGGATTTTTGTGAAACAAAAAGACGGGGTAGTTAAATAAAAGCAACACTAAAAAATTATTACGTCAAAATAAAAATTTTCAAATATCAATAGGAGCGGACTTTAGTCCGCTTTTTATTTGCCTGACTACATCGGCTTTAGCCTAAGCTTATTTTTCGTAACGTTTCCAATCAATCTTAACGGTTAATTTTTCTAATCTTTCAATTTATAATTTTTTAAATATTTACTTTTGCAACAAATTACTCTCATGCAAAATTATTTAGAATTCGATTTTAAAATACAACCTCTTCAACCTTGGAGTGATATATTAATGGCCGAACTTATTGAAATAGGTTTCGACAGTTTCACGGAAGAAATTCATGGTATTTTAGGGTATATTCAGAAAGATCTTTTCAAAGAAGAAAATTTGAAAGCTTTGCCGCTTTTTCAAAACGAAGAAGTGGAAATTGAATACACTTTCACAGAAATGCCCAATATCAACTGGAATGAAGAATGGGAAAAGAATTTTGAACCGATCAATATTGATGATAAAGTATTAATCAGGGCAGAATTTCATGAGTCTGTGGAAGGAATGCACGAAATCATTATTCAACCGAAAATGTCTTTCGGAACGGGTCATCATCCGACAACGCATTTGATGATTCAGCAAATGATGGATATTGATTTCAAAGACAAAAAAGTTTTAGATATGGGTTGCGGAACGTCAGTTTTGGCGATTTATGCTAAACAAATCGGAGCCGGAGATACAAAAGCAATCGACATCGACGAATGGTCTGTTGAAAACTCAAAGGAAAACGCAGTAAGAAACAGTGTAGAATTGGATATCGAATTGGGAACTGCCGAAAATTTAGGAAAAGAAAATTACGATATTATTTTAGCCAATATCAATAGAAATATTTTGATTTCAGATATTCCAACGTACGTTTCTGTTTTGAATGATGGTGGGAAATTGTTGCTTTCAGGATTATGTTTCTTCGATGTAGATGATATTTTGGAAGTTTGTAAAGAAAATGATTTGGAACTGAAAAAGAAAT contains:
- a CDS encoding SusD/RagB family nutrient-binding outer membrane lipoprotein; the protein is MKNKVSKFCTAFLAAVMLTSCDRSFEEINTDTSKINTPTAGSLLMPIQYNMAANAYNRANGFTFDIMQVSIDFPNEGNSLSRYYITESTGNSYWNTSYKWLKQNKEMYEAAAKQNDKNYQAIALVMNAWMFANLTDTFGDIPFSEASRVEDGITQPKFDKQKDIYIKLLEDLKTANSLFVTTGTLSDPDLFFGANTSAAGIVKWKKFCNSLSLRLLGRILKKNGEIDVHGKIQEIVNNPTTYPLMTSNADTAGLDITGVAPLLPPIARPQDFTTGRAAAEFFVETLKSNSDPRLATFFSQAKDIATQANLGYKGAPAGYAPGTAFTYQPSNMNQNLAKAPLKILIYPYAELQLTLAEFAQKGIISGNAQTFYENGVKAAVEQWGGVVPANYFTNPNVAYNGTLQRIMLQKYVALFFVDQQQWYEKRRTGFPVLPNNGGLLNDGKLPQRLMYPVQTKILNTTNYQAAVQSIGGDNINVINWWNQ
- a CDS encoding calcineurin-like phosphoesterase family protein codes for the protein MNNKFLIPCLLVSAMAFSQTSVSGYVFEDLNKNQKKESREKGIEGVSVSNGAQVVLTDKNGKYSLPIAEGQTIFVIKPSGYMMGLNQNNLPQYYYQYKPKGSPADFKYKGTAPTGTLPKELNFGLNKQNESKNFDILVFGDPQPYTEKQLDYFKRAIVNEVKSNKKNAVFGISLGDLVGDDLSLQKPYADVMKEIGLPWYNVMGNHDMNYDAKEDQLSDETFEATFGPANYSFNYGNVHFIVLDDILYPDPRDGKGYWGGFREDQMQFIQNDLKLVDKNKLIVVSFHIPLEHTNEDNFRNADRQKLFDALSPFKNALMLSAHTHIQQQIFYGKPQGWNGSKELHEYNVGTTCGDWWSGTSDEIGLPTSTMRDGTAKGYSFISFNDNEYKVKYKTAGKPEDYQIQLYVPKVIPYPSKTSAKVLANFFMGSKKDKVQYRIDGGKWEEMEYSETIDPNFAQAVFKWDSTDNLFPGRRPSNPEQSKHIWTGGFGNKLTLGKHKVEVKAHDMYGNEFSASEEFDVQNSILIP
- a CDS encoding 3-ketoacyl-ACP reductase, which translates into the protein MNLNGKNAIVTGGGRGLGKAVALILASEGVNVGITGRNEENLKMTVDEIQKLGVKAAYAVFSIDNEIHVKAGIESIVEQLGGVDILINNAGIGDFGSIEEMSSEVWEQVIKTNLFGVYYAAKAVYPFLKERGEGDIINVASTAGLKGGPNMSAYAASKAAVVSLSQSMMAEWRKQNIRVVTLTPSTIASDMSIEGGLTDGNPDKVLQPEDFAEWVRDILKMNRRALIANGSIFSTNP
- the prmA gene encoding 50S ribosomal protein L11 methyltransferase; the encoded protein is MQNYLEFDFKIQPLQPWSDILMAELIEIGFDSFTEEIHGILGYIQKDLFKEENLKALPLFQNEEVEIEYTFTEMPNINWNEEWEKNFEPINIDDKVLIRAEFHESVEGMHEIIIQPKMSFGTGHHPTTHLMIQQMMDIDFKDKKVLDMGCGTSVLAIYAKQIGAGDTKAIDIDEWSVENSKENAVRNSVELDIELGTAENLGKENYDIILANINRNILISDIPTYVSVLNDGGKLLLSGLCFFDVDDILEVCKENDLELKKKLQREEWVSLLLEKN